The window TTTTACGAATCGACCAAAGTCTAGCAGTTGAATCCCAAACATACTGTTGAGGGAATTCAGTATATGTTAGTTTTTTAGCATTCTCATCCCATTGATTCCTCTCCATCCAACTGGTAAACTGAGATGATGCGACAGAAGGTTTATCAATTACATCTTGTAGGTCAGCTTCATCTTCATAATATACTGGTTGTTCATTTGGAAGATGAAACGATAACCTTTCAACTGCATGAGTTCTATAATGAATCTCATTCCCAAAGATTCTCCAAGCAGCTTCACACGCTGAAATATACCTGATAAACAAATTATATTTAATTTCAAATTAGCAATTTTTCACAAATTTTAGTCACTAAAAACATCTTAACAGAAAATACGTAATGGGTATCATATGTTATTATACCTGCAGTCGTAATATTCTTTGATTTCATCGACTTTTTTCCCCTCGACATTATCATTATTGTGATTATTCGTGACTATACCGGCAGTAATTCTGTCAGGTCCTTTGTTTATATACTTAAACAAATACTTGATTGCACCAGTTTGGTTACATCTTTCAACATTAATATGTGACTGGTATTTTTTCAAAAGGAAAGGATTGTAGGGAACCACATATCCATTGTGAAGTTCAGCGTCACCTTTCTTCACATATAATCGATTATCACGTCTTCTATAAATAGGGTATCCATTATCATCAACCGACGTATGCTCCTGAAAACGCTTAGGAAATAATTTGCTGCACGTTTTTGTCGTTTCATTCATACATGGCGCCTTTGGGTTTTGAGTACCACAAGGACCATGCATCATAAAGTCCACCACAAGTTGATATAATTCTGGATCAGTAGACTAGTCTGGAATTTCAGCTGAAATCATAGAATCAACGTGTTCCATGGTCGGTAACTTATAAGCAGCCTTAAGAAAAATGCAAATGTGTGCGTGTGGGAGTCCACGTTTCTGAAATTCAATGGTATATAGAgctgaaaaaggagaatgacattaGTATGAATTAATTCATTAAGcatgtaagtatatatattataaagtattaaatatGTTAAATAACAATACATAGACATTTGTAGGTACCCGAGTCCATCTCTCcaaatatgtgttttttttttaaatcctccATCATACTATCCAACTTTATTTTGAACAATCTGCATAAAATATCCGGCCTGTCTGCTGGGTTAAGTTCCTTGTTGTTCAAAAAACGAACAATCTCCGGCCATTTTAGATTACAGGTGAAAGTTATGAACAAATCTGGATAGCCAAAATGTCTAACTATGGCCATCGCATCCAAATAATTTTGCATCATATATCTTGAACCTCCAGTAAAAGACGAAGGCAAGATTATTCTCTTTCCAGTGTTAGAGCCACTTGTATTTCCTTCACTGAGATTGTTAGATACATCTATGGCACTTGTGAGACGCCACTTTTTTTGTTTGTACCGTATGTAATCCAACCTCTCTGATTCCATCATAGTGTATGCGTCAACCAAAAATTGTTGGTACAATTTTCTTGCCAAGTGCATTAAAGATGTTGTATTTAACCTATCTTGGATATGATATGCAAAAAATTCTCTGAAGGTCAACTCAGTATGACCGGTGGTATTATTATCAGCATTTCTATGCTTTATACCACGCCTGTAACCATCTTGTCCTAAAGGAAATAACATTGGATATTGAAGTGACAAATATGAGGGATGCAACTCACTGATACGTTTCAGGTTACCTGTTTTTGTTTCAACAATAATATCCCTTGGTTCAAATGATGAATCAATGTCACCTACAATTAGTCCCGCTACCTCTGAAGCTGTTGGCTGATTATAATTCCTGCCATCAGTTGTCCTTCTTGCAATGAGTCTTAACCGAAGTTCTTGGTTTGGATTCTCAGAAAAACCATTTCGGGCCATTCTATATGCCTGCACTAATCGATTGCAAGAATCCAAAGTATCCTTGAGTTCCAGAATTAGTTGTGTATTAAGTGGTTGGTCCGTAGCATCAACAACTCCTGTAGTACTGTACGAAATATGATCTGTTAAATAAACTATAATAGTTATAATGATTAGTAATTTAATATTTGTTAAGATCATTAAACTTACCTGACTGAATTGATACGATGATGCACCTCATTTTCTGTATCATAAATGTATAGTTGTGAAAATTTTGGGCTACAACCATCATTCGGAAGTAGGCTGCCAGTTCGATGGCAGTTTTGGCCCGATAATCTAAAGACATAAGGACCACGTCCATTGTTAACAGATTTGTCTATCTTACCTCCCATCGAAGTGaatgcaaacatattgttgtaagCCCTAATGTATTTTATAAAGTTTTTGCTATTAGAATGTTTGTTTTGATATAAACGCAAAAATAGAGGGGGAGGTTGTGGCACGTGCGGCAACTCAACTTTCCCTTGTCCGCAACACATTGAATACGCTGTTTTCGACCATTAGGATTATTTGTAAGTGACTCTGAACGCCATAGAGTAGCACGACAATAACTGCATATGAATGTTGGATCACCGTGGTCGAAATAATCTGTATTAATATGTTAATATAGTTTCAGAGAAACAATATCGGTATTAAAATTTATGTAAACTATGATATCAGTTATTGTATATGAGTAATTACCTTTAGAAATTCCAAACAGTTTTTTAATTTCTACAACATGCGCTTGTTCATCATCTATTGGGATTTGAATTTGCGGGAGCTCAATGGTTGCATTCATCCGTGAACGGCATTTGTTGTTGCTTGTGTTTGCAACAGTATGTTGTCCTTAAATGTAGATAAAATagggatttttatataaatacagtATATTTAATGCGTATGAAATTCAATGTTATTAGTATTCTATCAAAAGTTACAACAAAAATAGTATATTACCGAAAGATTCGTTGTAGGTAGTCGTCGTGTCAATTGTTGTTTGACAAACTGAAGTTGAACCGGATCTTAAAATTTCTCGTGTCAAGACCGAAAGAGGAGTATCGAGTCCTGAACAGatgtatatataatcatatattttCATTCATTTTTTTGATTGATAAAAACTTTATTCTATAGTTAAACCTTTATACACCATAATCATACCAAAAGAATCATAGTTGTTAGGTGACCGGTTTTGAACCATATTAGAAGGGGTTCTAATATTTGTTGGGGTTGATTGGATCATCAGTGAGTTGTTAGTATTTGAGTTTGAGGCAAACTGCATAGAAACTATATTGTATATTCTTGTTAATACTATTATAAATACTTGCAACTcataaatgtaatattaatatgtataattaTACTTATGGAGTAAATTAAATATGTAGTAAAATGTAACAAATTAATCTGTATTTACGTCCACTTATCTGTTGATCTCTTGTAGCTGTTGTAAGAATGGCACTCCTCTTCTGTCTCGATGCATATGTACTTTTAGGACTACTAAAAGCAATAGGATTCTGAACAGCATTACCTCTTGTGGCTTGTGTTTCACCTTAGCAGCATAGTAGATAAGTAGGTGAtaatttggaaaaaaaaaaaagtagcaaGTTAATTAGTAAAAGGTATTTATTTTACTTACCATTAGAAATATCAGTCAGAGGTGATGATTTTTTTGCTTTCAATGCTGATAGCCGACTTCTTTGATAACTGCCCTGCTTTTGAAGTTCAGTAACtgcaaataatttttaaaatttttgttacTACTGTTCGTGCatatatgatttaataatgttcTTAGAGATTTTTGTAACAATGTATAAAAATCAAATGtgcagtaaaataaaaaaaattcatattttagatgATAAGTATTGTTATCTGGCTATGAATGTTGTTGTACAAAGTTGAATTAGTATTGAAAAAATCAAAACCTGTATTTGCATGGGTGGTTGCTGATGTATGTTGTGCAGTCGATGAATTGGGTACTTGATTTTCTTTATCATCATTATAACTTGAATGCTTTCTTCTTTTCCAGTTTAGAATAGACATTCTTTCTTGTCTAGCTTGTTTTGATTTGAGTTTATCCATAATACAATAATCTTTGAAAGCAAGAAAGAAAGGACTATGTCATCTATAAGTAAATGGAAAAGATGAATGTGGTTCTAATTTGGTCGAatatttgtaatttaatatattgatTAAGCTGAAGTGATCCTGTATTTCCACTTATAAATAGCCAATAATTGTGTAAACTAGTTGCTGAAATTATGGAAAACATTCTGGAAATACAGCTTAAAAATTCTTAGAAATTATCTGCAAGTATATAGTTAGTGATTATACATTACTAAAAAAATGGAAATAATTGAAATGTCTTATGTACGTGATTAATTACATTTGGTAAATATTATGGAAATACAAATATGAAATAGAATtgaaatttatatttatagattatcccCATTTATAAAACGATTGAGCTTTTTTTTTTTGACCAAAAAGTCAAAACTTGTTTACCTGCaggaaaaaaaatacataaaacagGTCCCTGTATTCACCAATGCCTCAAAGCCCTCTActggtaagttttttttttttttttttttttttttggcaataaAGTTGAATTGACCAAAAAGTCAAAACTTGTTTACCTGCAGGAAAAAACTACATACATCAGGTCCTTGTATTCACCACTGCATCTAGGCCTTTTACtggttagtttttatttttattttttaatttttttaattttttgtacAATATAGCTGAGTTGACCAAAAAGTTAAAACTTTTTTACCTGCAGGAAAAAACTACATACAACAGGTCCCTGTATTGACCACTGCCTCTAAGCCCTTTActggtaagttttttttttttttttttttttttttcatttttttttttggcaataAAGTTGAATTGACCAAAAAGCCAAAAACTTGTACACCGTTAGGAAAAAACTACAAACTACAGGTCCCCTGTATTCACCACTGCCTTTGAGCCATTTACTGGTAATttattttttcttttatttatttttttcttttattttattttttggttTGATAAATTTGATTTGACCACAAAGTCAAAACTTGTTTACCTGCAGGAAAAAACTACATACAACATGTCTCTGTATTCACCACTGCCTCTAAGCCTTTTACTGGTAAGGTTgttttctttttttaattttttatttttggaAATAAAGTTGAATTGAATTATTAAAGCAATTCACGACATTGTGAATTGCCTATCACTTCAAAATAGTGATTGTAAAGGACTTACAAATCAAGTGAAGCTCATACAATCTGAACAACTTTTAGGGCAACCCAAAATGTAGGAACTAAACTAAACAATAATCACTTCAAAATAGTCATGTTGTATTTTGTGATTAGCAATTGAATAATCATTCCATAGATGTATTATTTTCAAGAACTACAAATAAATTTAAATGTGATAAGATGCAAGTATCAAACATGTAAAATAAAAACACATCCACTTATTATTCATAAAACCATCATTCGGTAAAACTAAACAATGCATGACAATGAAAAAATTATTCATAACAAACGCTGTGAAAACCCATACAGTAATGTAGCCTTAAATGCAAGTTTAAAAACAAAACATGAAAAACAAAATGTCTAGTGGATGCATCGTCGTCTTAATCACTCGGGCAAGATGGACCTTTGGGTCTTTGTTGCAGAAGACTTCGACTTCACTGACATAGGTGAAGTACCAGGTTCTTGCTTTATGCTCTTCTTCAATGGGCTAAAGCCAGTAGAAGTACCACCACGTACACTGTCGCACGCCGTTCCCGACGAACCACACTGCATTGCATTTAAGAAATTAAAAGTTAGTAGTAATAGGTTAtaagtgataatgataatgataatgataatcgaacTTAATCGGTTTAGTTTATTACTTTCACCACACTAAACTGCATTGCATTTTTTATCTTTTAGTAATTAGTTTAACTAACCtcacttacatctttcaaatggctGACACTATCAGTTGAGTTATCAGCATTCCCATCCAAACAATGATCTTCACTCTACCGTTAAAATATACATAGTAAAGTTTAAGTTGAAAAATACTTTTCTGAAAAATAATGAATGTTCATATGAGTGTAAATATGGAAAAAAGGTATTGTGACAATTACTTGAGGGTTGGGATAACTTTTAATGAATTCTGATATAACATTGGGATCTGAGCAAAGTTTCTGTACTGTATAAACACGATAACCGAACTTCACATTCATTTCCGAAAGATCCACCTTGAAAAGATACTGTTTGTCCAACAATTGTTCAAATTCAGTAGGAAAAGAATCAATTCCATCCTGTTTGGCAAGGAACATATATGCAttcttaatcttaatcttaatatatataaaaataaacttcaAATGTAGTAGgcatattaataaatttaatataaatcaTTCGTTGTATTTCCAAGATACTAACCCTCGCATGCTTATCAACAATATCAGTTGCACTAATGTGTAGCAACTGCACAATGTCTCTATCAAAGACTACAAATGATGTAGTAGCATTAATATCTTGGACCCTCATAACTACTTTGAAACTATATGGTAAACAAATAATATACGACAAAAAAATTAATTATTGGGTAAGTACTAACAACAAAGTAAAGTACCACACGTCATATAATACAAAAGAATTATCGAACCATAGAGTGACAGAAGTAGTTGTTTTGTCACATTTGCTGCAAAATAATTTTCCATCATCCACATCCTTCTTtgaatcatcatcaatatcatcaagAGCCTGCACGTCTTTTGAAGGCTCGGTCAGTTTCTTCTTGCATACCATGCAACCGACGTAATTCCAACCATACTCTTGTTGAATTGAATCCACCTTTGCCAGTACAACTGAATATCCTTCCTGAAGTTAATTAAAAGTTCATGTTATTTAGTGTGTGATTATACTTTACAAATCAAATGAATATCCAACCTTTGTTGCGTCAACAATCTCATCAATTGTTTTCCAAAGGTCCTGGTTTAAGAATTCAGCTCTGGTGGAATCCTTTTTTTTGGCTTGAAAGAATGGAACCACCGCTGTTTGCCGAACTACTACTTTTTGTTGCAAGATATTTCGTACGAAATTCATTTATTTCTGGAATATCATCATCCAGCCACATTTTTGTGCCGAATTTTGCATTCTGGAAGCTGGTGATATCTGAGTAGTAGGCAATTAAAACGTATCAGTATAAGTAAACATGTGATCACTATCTACCATATATTTAGTGTTGAATAAATTAAATGATATTAGTGTTATCATAATAGCATAACGTACCTTTCTCAGCCCAATACCTTATCCGAGCAAACTGGAGTATCATGAAAACACTACTTTCAACTCTTGGAGTAGTAGAATAATCATGGATTCGTTGAGCATATGCGTCCCATAGAGTACATCGTACCTTCTTCCCCCTAAATAAATAAATGTACAATTGATTACATTGACAATATTAACAGCCTTATTTATTTAAAATTACTTAGCTGGAAATTTAGAAACCATACTCTAGATTTTGAATTTCCAAATTGAGACGTACACCTTTTAGCTTCCCTTCCTTATCCTTGTTATAGGACGTAAGATCACCACAATCAACTATACTCCCGATGATATCTTAAGAGAAAATTGATTTGACTTTTAGTAGTGAACAAAAAATGTACTGAGATGGTAATAAGTTTCAGTTTTTTGCTATAGCACttttaattctaattttgatttcaaTTATTGATATGCCATTTATCTAAAAGTTATATGTAGTTTAAATACTTTAAATCATTACCAACGGGTAGATGCTCATCATGTTTATGTGCTTCAATTTTATCCCACGGGAACCATGTGAAACCATTTTCCGAGCCATTGAAACCCTCGACTGGCCTAACAATTGTTCCACGAAAAAAAGTTATTTTATACTTATGCGTTGTAGCGGGAAACTTAACTCTGTTGTCGACCACAGAAAACCGGCTTAATAGAACAACAGCATCTTGTGCCAATTTTTTCTCGAATAGTCCGATCATATCATGCTTAAATGTTGCATGTATTTTTTCAGACTGTACAAATTAAAAATCAAATATGTAAGATGATGTTAAGGCTTGAAAAGTAATTTCACTGTTGAAAGTAAAACAGTTTTATAGATATAGAAGTTTGCATACCTTCTCATCCATTAAGATCAAGATCTTAATGGATTGTATCAAGATCTTCAATGAAGTTATAGCTTTCATTCGACATTCTGTATTTGGTTTGTTGAAGAATAAAAATATACGTATGCAAATGAATTGAACTTGAATAATTTGGTGTATGGAATAAGGAGTATATATAGAGGGATATGTTAGTATAGTTAGGGTCCAAAATAACGAAAATCACGTTCCAGTTTAGAATGGTTGAAAGTTTACATGATTATAGGATATATTATCGGAATGATTGTTGATTTGATTTTATCTTAAAGTTGGTTGAAATTTAGAATCTTGGATTGATATAAAATGGGTTGTAACAACTCAGAGATGGCGAAAATTTGGGCCTATATTTAGAGATCAGATTTTATATCCCGCCAACATTGATTGGTGCTAACAATTTtgcatttaattaatttatttgacGTTTATCTTTGGTGGTATGGAGTGAGTCTAACATTGTCGGGTTCTTTGTTATAGTTTTATAGACCATATGGTATATTATAGATAGcagttaatcataatcataatttacaCGATTATGAAACACCTAATCTATACGTATATAGAATCAATATTAATATGTTTTTACATAGGTTCAATAATATGGAAATTAGGATAATGTCAAATTCTTTATATGTATATTTCATTATAGATTAGGTGTTAGCCAATGTTAATCGTCATTACATATTTTTCTACTGGATTCTAATAAGTTTCTTTTAGCAAAAACAGTTCAAAAAGAATTTAAAAGGTTTATAGTATAGTTTTTTCAATATACATATATTTGAATTTTATTAAGATCCACGTATTATTGGTATAATACGTATATATAATGAAGATTCACGTTTAAGTATAGAATGGTTTAAAGTTTGCATGCTTATAGGAGATATtttttgaatgattggtgatttgATTTTATCCCAAAGTTTGTTGAATTTTTTAAAAGATAAGTCACACACTCTGTTTTGGAATGCCATTGTAATCTTATTAGTGATGGACTTGGTTTGATATAAAATGGGTTGTACAAACAAATAGATGGCGAAAATTTGGGTTTTTTTTTAGAAAGAAAATAATACGAATTTATAAACCGCCAAATTTGATTAGAGCCAACTTATAGTCCAAAATTGTCgggtaattagttttaattttaaagaCCATTaggtatattttataacatttaaaCATAGTTCAGTTTACAGAATTATGAAACATACTATATACGTATATAGAATCAGTAGGTATATTTTATAGCATTTAATAAAATGTTTTATGTAATATGAATATCATTTCCATATTCGCAATCTTGCATTAAAAATGTATGAAAGGCAAATCTATGACTTCCAAATTGAATTATCGAAAATCCTTAAAATTAGGAATCATATTTTTACGTAAACAAACTTGTGTATAGATCCATAAGAACTAAATGTCCTGAAAGGAACTTTAAtgcttaatattatgaatattcgTTACATGAGCTTGAACAAACAATAACGATAGACCACATTAAACAGAAATTTAAAGGGAAAAGTatatgaaaatgcattgaactttcactaaattcctattgtatgcatccaactttcaaaactcctattgtatgcattcaactttcaaataTGTACTATTGCATGCATCTAACTTTCAAAACTCCTATTTTTTGACGAAGTTAGTCCCTCAACATAACAACCGTTAGTTACCTCCATTACATTTAAACAATTTTTACCTCATCTTCAAACCCAAACTCACTGAAACAATAAGTTATAAAAACTTAAAAGTTAACATCTTCATCACTTCATCACTGAATTAAAATGAAATTCAACACATTCATCTCATCTAAATTTTTATTCTCTATAAAAACTTAAAACCATATACCCTTCACTCAATGAAACAAATAGCCCTTAACGTTCTTCACTTCAATGAAACTCACTGAATCGGGGTTTCAGTTCGGCGTCACCAGAAAGATCAAATAACGAAACATTTTGCCGGAGTAGTGGAAGGAAAAAATGAAGCCGTGGCCGGAGCTTTCTTTGTTTTAGTTCGTTGTCGCCGGAAAAACTAAAGCCGTCATCGGAGCTTTGTTTGTTCCAGATTTAGTGTCAGATTTAGTACATAAATGTTCCTGTTTTTCAATGTTTCTTAAATCAAAGGTTTAAGGCTGCTATTCATTTGTTTAATCCCTTGTTATAATTTGTTTTATCAATTTAGCAATTTAGGGTTTTTGAATTTtaactataattgttataatttGTTTTATCA of the Rutidosis leptorrhynchoides isolate AG116_Rl617_1_P2 chromosome 5, CSIRO_AGI_Rlap_v1, whole genome shotgun sequence genome contains:
- the LOC139847521 gene encoding uncharacterized protein isoform X4; this encodes MQHIVLLQEKKYIKQVPVFTNASKPSTGKNYIHQVLVFTTASRPFTGKNYIQQVPVLTTASKPFTAKNLYTVRKKLQTTGPLYSPLPLSHLLEKTTYNMSLYSPLPLSLLLFGVTRKIK
- the LOC139847521 gene encoding uncharacterized protein isoform X7; the encoded protein is MQHIVLLQEKKYIKQVPVFTNASKPSTGKNYIHQVLVFTTASRPFTGKNYIQQVPVLTTASKPFTAKNLYTVRKKLQTTGPLYSPLPLSHLLEKTTYNMSLYSPLPLSLLL
- the LOC139847521 gene encoding uncharacterized protein isoform X3, producing MQHIVLLQEKKYIKQVPVFTNASKPSTGKNYIHQVLVFTTASRPFTGKNYIQQVPVLTTASKPFTAKNLYTVRKKLQTTGPLYSPLPLSHLLEKTTYNMSLYSPLPLSLLLVSSASPERSNNETFCRSSGRKK
- the LOC139847521 gene encoding uncharacterized protein isoform X6 produces the protein MQHIVLLQEKKYIKQVPVFTNASKPSTGKNYIHQVLVFTTASRPFTGKNYIQQVPVLTTASKPFTAKNLYTVRKKLQTTGPLYSPLPLSHLLEKTTYNMSLYSPLPLSLLLTGTK
- the LOC139847521 gene encoding uncharacterized protein isoform X1, with the translated sequence MQHIVLLQEKKYIKQVPVFTNASKPSTGKNYIHQVLVFTTASRPFTGKNYIQQVPVLTTASKPFTAKNLYTVRKKLQTTGPLYSPLPLSHLLEKTTYNMSLYSPLPLSLLLVNIKNASAVVCQHKVKIWSRHNCLYCLNLHSECLL
- the LOC139847521 gene encoding uncharacterized protein isoform X2, with the protein product MQHIVLLQEKKYIKQVPVFTNASKPSTGKNYIHQVLVFTTASRPFTGKNYIQQVPVLTTASKPFTAKNLYTVRKKLQTTGPLYSPLPLSHLLEKTTYNMSLYSPLPLSLLLAISKIAEKKNSTYLQVDDVFFFNEIKGL
- the LOC139847521 gene encoding uncharacterized protein isoform X5, with protein sequence MQHIVLLQEKKYIKQVPVFTNASKPSTGKNYIHQVLVFTTASRPFTGKNYIQQVPVLTTASKPFTAKNLYTVRKKLQTTGPLYSPLPLSHLLEKTTYNMSLYSPLPLSLLLVRQFRK
- the LOC139847522 gene encoding uncharacterized protein isoform X1 — translated: MFLAKQDGIDSFPTEFEQLLDKQYLFKVDLSEMNVKFGYRVYTVQKLCSDPNVISEFIKSYPNPQSEDHCLDGNADNSTDSVSHLKDVSECGSSGTACDSVRGGTSTGFSPLKKSIKQEPGTSPMSVKSKSSATKTQRSILPE
- the LOC139847522 gene encoding uncharacterized protein isoform X2 — its product is MFLAKQDGIDSFPTEFEQLLDKQYLFKVDLSEMNVKFGYRVYTVQKLCSDPNVISEFIKSYPNPQSEDHCLDGNADNSTDSVSHLKDCGSSGTACDSVRGGTSTGFSPLKKSIKQEPGTSPMSVKSKSSATKTQRSILPE